CCTAGGTCTAGAAGTCTCTCTCATACTAGAGACGTCTCAAACTAAGAGCTTGACTTGAAAGCTAAACTTCTCATATGAGGAGTCTTCATCAGAATCCCAGCTACCCCCACCAACCGGAGTCAAGGTAATAATGATGATATTATTGACTGTGAAAGCTCCTAGTTCTGAGCGTTTTTATGATAAATTCGACGCCCCAAATCAGGAGTCTTCACAAAAGCTGACCCCACTTGCCCAAAAGTACGATACTTTGACAAATATTTTTCGAAAAACAATATTttgacaaatattttttttttacaatattaaaaaaaatcaagatcaTATTCATCACCGACAcctctgttttcttcttcttcttctctcagaTCTAGTTTCCTTTCCTTTTTTTCACCTTCTTCATCAATACCACCGACGAGCACCATACCCATCAATCATCACTTTTGTGGCCTCATCAACACAAAAATTTCGTGGCTAAAAAAAGTAAACCCCAATTTCGTGGCAGTGAAACCCCAATTTCATGGGTATGAGTTTCAAACCCTTACAGAGTTAGGAACCAGAAGTTACAAAGAGAAAATAAAGGGaggaaaagaaaacgaaaataTGGAACAACACAGAATTGCAGGACAAGCTCAGAACAACAATACAGAGACAGAGCTCGTGGCTGAGGAAAGATGAAGCCACATTCTGGATCTCCATCTCTCTAGAATCCTTTCTTTGCTCGATCCCTTCACCAGACGCGCTTGAAGCAAGCGACCATGGATCATATCTCTCCTCACCCtcagatcttcttcttccttagatCCAGCACCAGCACCCCCAACTTTGGAGAAAAGGTGTTACCTTTAAGATGTtgatttttagggtttctgattttgggattttttgtTTATGGGGGGGATTTCTAGGGTTCATCTTCTTTGCCACCACCTCCTTCTTTGCCTCTGTTCTTCCACCGCCGACTTCAACCACCGCAACCACCACTGCCCCCACCCCCACCGCCCAAGCCACAACCCCTTCTGGTGAACAACCACCACTGCCCACCTCTGGTGAAAAACCACCATAAACCCAGATCTGGAAAAAACCACCAAACCCATTCTCCCAGCCACCAACTCAGATCAGGTTCTTCATTCCCCTGGTCTGAGAAGAGGAACAGGTTTGTCGTTGTGGTTAGATCTTGGCCTTTGAGGATTGATTTTTGTGAAGTTGATGATTGGTGATGGTTGGGGTGGTGGAAtgatggaggaggaagaagaagaagaatttaagATGTTTCTGGGTTGTGTTTCTGGATAAGATCTGGTGCAGCAATGTTTGGGTTTTAATTACTGGGTTAATAATTAACTAATCTTTCATTAATTagtttactaatatatatgtttttttatttttttttaaaaaacctgCTAAACCTACTACCATAGGTCAAAAGTGCTTGGTGTAACTTTGCACAAGTTTTTAGAGTACCATAATAAATTCGTCCAACTTATAGCTTCAAATGTGTCGGAAgttttcaattaatttttaacCACTTGGTAGAAGATTTACAAAATAAATACACTAAAATTTTCTAGTTGCAAGAATGTGCCACAGTTCCAAGTAGATATAAATAACAAAAGTAATGAAAATACATTGTTTTGCTAGGAGAAAACAATATCACACTTAATGTTGACCGTTAAACAAAAAGTTGATGATAATTAACTCTAGGTGCAAAGTTCTCCCGTTCATCATAGATAGTATAAGTCTCATTCTTCATTCCGGTTCGAGCCTTCTCATTCATCATTTGATGGTACCTATAAGAAACCAGCTAAGCATTTAAGCAACATAACccacataaaaacaaaaaactgcACATAAGATTTTgcaatttatttctcaaatagATGAAAACTATAGCCTATTATAGTAAACGAGTGGTAGAACCACTATAGAAGACAATGTAAAAGCACAATAAATCAAGGTCAAAttaaatctttaaaaaaatgaaaacacaaAATTTGCACCTTAAATTGAagatttgttattgttgttctcAAGATTGTATCTCCAACAATCAACCTcaactccttcacaaaatcattGCGGGAAATCTGTTTTGTCTGAATTAGAACAACATGATATATTATAGACatttaaatatttcatcaaTGAAGACACACAAGCACGAATATGAGTTATTGCACATACCTTGTATAGTTCATAATGTGTTTTGATGATAGTCATATCATTGACATGAACTTTATCACTGATAGCACCAATAAGCATATGCAAAGGAAGCCAATGAGATTTCGGAATTTTGGGGGGGTCAGCAACCCCACTAGTAGTTATTCCCTGAATAATCCcaccataaaaaataaacaatttcaTACGGACCTTAAAGCTAAACACTATACTACGATTTAAAACTAGAAGGCAAATCTAAAATACACAACGACGCCCCTACAAGTTGTACATGAACTCGTGACTTTGTTTATTAAGCAACCAACCTCACATAGAATATTTGAGGAAACAATGAGATAGTAAAACAATaatgacttaaagagctacattCATTAAGGTGAGAAGAATAAGATACCCAATcacaaaaaaattgttcaaattATCAAATTCTTTAAAGTTTGTAGTATATTtccacctaaaatttatttcacaAAATAAAGTCATATCAAGCCAACAACTTTTGATTTTGTATTTTAAATAGAactcaaaaattatatttaaaatacgAGGTGAAATGTGAAAGTATTCATGTGTGAAAAAAGGAGTTAAAAATATCGTACTAGCATTGCCTTTTACATAGAAAACTTGAAAAACATAAGATCCAAAACTCGTACGAGGTAACTTACATTGTCCACTAAAGAGGTTGACTGTAACATGTAACAAGAACCATGATTAGCTGAATTGGCCCTAGAAGAATTAGCACGAGAACCGTTATGCTCTTCCTTAGTTCCACAAAAATATCCTGTTACAAAGCATCGAGTATTAGTGATTGTTAAGAAACTTTTTCTCGAAAGGATATAAGATGAACCTGAGTGAAGTCATCAATATGTTGAATATAAGATGGTATGACTACAAGGAGATAACTATCTATGGATGAAATCCTATTTCCTAATactaaaatattttgaaactttTTCACCCAAATGGAaacaatgaataaaaatatcaaTCAGTTTATCAATGACCAACCATTGAGTACTAATTACGCAATACCGAGATGAGAGTTTATTTCAAATAGGAAAGCATGTGTTAAATAGAAAGCGAGAATAAAAAACTAAAGGAATAATGTATATTACCTTCAACATCCTCTGAGACCTTAAAACTAACAACAAATTCTGAATAGATGTGAGTATTTATATTCATATTCCATACAATATAGTATCTTGGGCATTGGATATCATCTACCCCATTATCATATTCAAAGCTGCTAGGTTGAAACTGACTAGTGTCGGCGTCGATGTCAGGATGAAGAACTTCCATGTTCCCCATTATTACACGACAAAGGACCAAGTGTCGAATACCATTTTCATCAATATCACAATAACGAGCACTGtaaaaatcaaaaaattcaaTCTTATTATTAGTATGTAAAAGATGTTATTTTTAAAGTTGAACATTTGAAAACCAACCTCGCATAAGGGCAGGTAACCGCCGCAAGATGAACACCAACACCATAAGTGCATTTGGTTGCACATAGCATACAATTCCCAAGTCCATACTCAATCATTTTAGATAAttcccctctataaaagggaagccAAGCATATCGGAAATTAACATCCCCATggattttttttgtaatttcagATTGCATATGGAATAGCTCCAACCGTGCTTGCATTGATGCACCTAAGCAACGATATGTCTCCATTATCTCAAAATCAGTATTGCCAAAAGTACTCATTCCGCTAAGGAACATATCCTGTACCAAATCCAAATCCAATTTTCCTTGTGCAAATTCAGTGTAAGGAACTAAACCTACATTATTGTGCAAAATGTTTTCACCACCATTGGACTTTCCTGTACATGTCACCAACTTGGACTCATCAACTTCATTCACTTTGATTTCACTATATAGTTTCATACGCTCTTGGTCGCATAAGTTATAAGATTCTTCATCCGAAGCAACATGAACTTCAGGGAAAAAGTAGCTCCCTGCCTCATCAATCCATGCTATGGGTTGTTTTAAACCAGTTTTCAAGTCCACCTGACACATGTGTAAGAAATCTAACATAAGATCATGACCATTTAACACTATTTCTACAACTGTCTTGTTTATTTCTAAATCATTCTTAATCATGTCAAGAACATCTCTGGGATAATCCGACCATTCGCCATTGCTGTAGAGCATCACACTCTCAGGCCTTCTCGTCTTCTTATAGTTTAAATAATACCTAAGAAATGATTCTCCACTATGATGACCGACAGTTTTCATTTTACTTTCATAATTACCCCATATCATTTTTTTACAACTCGGCTTGTGGGTGATGCAATGATGGTTGTTGATATATCGTTAGTCGTGAAGCTCGCTTTAGATGTGCAACGAGTAGCCTGCTTTTCCTTCGGTTAAGTTTTAGCTTCCACTTTTATATACTAGATCAATATCTATAATACAGAAATATAAAAGATCAGAAGCAGTCAAATAAAACCTATACCTTAAGCAAGTTTAAAGACTACAATTATGTGGAAGCAATGGCGAAGACAAAGACATCAAGAATATTTGGAAGTCCTTAGATGTTTAAATTTTTTGTAAACAATGGGATGATACATAAGATCAAGTATAAAGTTGTCGTAATGAGTTAATTAATAAAAGCATTCTCTTTATGACAAAGCAAGTAATCTAAAACAATTGCACATATCAAATATGGCACAAGTACCATCTccaataaattgaaaaaaaatatataaaatataatgtttgttaaaaatgtaatataaaatcattcataatTATTTATCCAACCGTTTAAACTTTTGGGGTAATTAATTTTTGCTATTATATCAGAGTCTTTATAATTAGGTAGTTTAGAATTCAATCTCTGTGACTAAGGGGGTgtgttaaaaatatataatcattcatgtgtcttgTGTAAAACACTCTGAAtggtttatattatatttctaacatgctCTCTCACGCAAGAGCTCTCTTGAGCTTGAAAGTCAAACTCCAATAACTTCAAAAGCTTAAGTTATTGGGTAAAGGACTCTGAATTGTTTAATATCATATTTCTAAAATGTCTaacttataaaatatataaaataaagtaCTCAATGACGATGAACAATTTTCAATAAACAAGATAATGTCATTTCATTCCAAGCATATATAGTTTATTTAATTCTCCATCAAGCATTTTTAACCATTTTATGTCATTTGATCTTTATGAGGCCACAGATAGAAAACcccaagaaaataaaattttgaagaATATACAAAATcgagaacaaaaaaaattatatattgctTAATAGTCTATTTGTTTGAGTAgaaaaaggaaatgaaagaaAAGAGAGGAGATAAAATGACTGAAAAATAGTTCATCCATTTTTTAGTAGAGAAAAAGGGTGGGAAAAAATATAAAGCACAAACATAAATATTAAAGtgtaaaaaaacatataaactTTAGAAATGCCACAACATTCATAAAAGTCACACATGGATAAATTTCATGAATATCGATCAACACTGGAATTAGTGTTCAAGTTACACATGGCTTGCCCAGAAACAACTTCTAGTAATGGAATTTAATACCATAAAAGTTACCTTTGTTCTTCAAAAATTCACCCGAGATGAAGACACCCTTTCAAAAAATTCTCATTCCACATCAACATAGAAATCATCCCTGGAAAATTGCGAAAAGAACAGAAAAATTGGTTCAAACACATAGAACAACAAAAACTAACTCCGATATACTGAACTCAAGCCCCAAACTGAAAATGACACCAACACGGAAATTTTGCAAAAGGCAAGAAATCACTCAATTTTAGatgggaaaaaaaaaacgaaattgAAGTTTGTCAAAAGGCTTTTGAAATTATACCTGGAATTCAAAGCAGAGAAAAAACACACGAAAGAAATCACTCAGACATTTTACCACTAATCTTTCTTTGACTAATTGATTTCAAGGCAAGAGAGTTCTATTTATATGCAAAAATCCTAAGGGGGACGTACCTAATTATATAGAAGATCCATAAACAACAAGGCTCATAAGGAAATTGGGATATGGAATGTTTCCTCAATTGACATTTTGACCAATGCTCAAATTTTTCCTCAATCAATTAATGTTATTGAATGAATTAGTAATTAATCATTCATAAATAATTGATATTAATAATGATGCAAAAATCCTAAGGGGGACGTaagtatatatattaaaaacattGATGATGAAAATTATgagaattaaaaaatattcatgtaaaaaatataatttccatttatttatatttaaattggaGGAAAAAAAATGGGGGAGAGACATCTCACATGAAATAGTTTCAtgttaaaattaatagaaaaataaattttaaaataactaaacaCCATTTACataacttttaaaataattttagacATATAGTATGAAagtttaaaagtaaaaatatgTCTATGAGAATTAGAATACATATATATACTAAATATGACATGTGAGAATTAGGATACATTATTATATGTAGTTATAATcatttatgttaaaattacatgaTATAAAGCTCCTACAGAAGAAAATATTTtacaatataaaaattaaagattaaaactaatttaaaaataattacttatataatttcaatatttttttcatatatttttagaataattttagaattatatatatatatatatatgtgtgtgtataaAAGTATATATTGTAGTTGAGGATTAATATGTGACGGGaagattagaaaacattaatacatatgtagtatatatttatttatctttaaatTAGAGGATTGAAACCTCTCAAGGAGAGGagcatttttttttgtacactgaaaagataaattacatccTCCAAGATTTGATCCCTCGACCTTCTTACCCAACTCATATATCtcttagctcttaccacttaagctatcattcTGGGACATGGAAGGAGCATTTAACATGGAAATACTTGCatgttaaaaattaatttttaaataatttaaaaatatgagaaaaaaaACTACTTACTTAtgataaataacaaaaataCATATGTAGTATGTTTAAATTATAGGGTAaaaattatttggaaaaaaaaaattacagggTAAAAATCTCCCATGGGGAGGAACAtttcatataaaataattttggcttaaaataatattttactttagaaaaataaattattcaattttataccaaaataaaaaaccaagaaCTTATATTGaaacttaaaatattttaaaacagTAGAGAACTTCTAGgaaattaaaatgaattattttagatcaaataaaaaagaaacaacttATCTTAAAACTTAGAAAGTATTTTCAAACAGTAGTATAGTTCTAGGAATTTAAAacgaattaaatttaaattatgtgatacattaatttagggttaaaattaaaaaatattctaGCTACCtttgaattttaaataatttagcgTGACATGAGACTTTTTGAatgattaattattttctttcaaaaaaaaatgattcatTATTTCAAATGAATATCTATTATAATTCTTCTTGCTTAgttattcaatattttttttgaaagtaaaatacATTGATATATAGTGTTGAGAAATATctcctctcaacatgggtaaaGTAACCTAAACAACAAAGCAAGCCGGCAAAAAATCTCAACCAGACATGAAAAACTTAAAAACATCTCGACTACAAACCCACAAGCATTACCACATGCTTTAACACCTAACATTATAGACAAAAACAACCCCTAAGGGTGACAAATCGATCAAATTAGGAATCACCATTCATCTTCAAAGACACGAACCACGGTAACAGGAGTAGCTAAAAATCCAAGAGAAGAAATATCAACTAATGAGTAGCTTCAAAAAGCGTAGAAGCAAAAGAGGCAGAGAAGAGTGGTATCGAATCAAAACAAGCAAGAGGCACACCGATCAAGAGACAACGCCGAACAGAGATAAAGACTCAAATGATTTATTCAATCTATAAAACACATATTCTATTGTTTACACAAGAACTTAATATGACACCGCCGACAAATTGATCTTAAAACGTCGTACTTTGCAACATCGACTAcacctaacaaaaaaaaatagtttacacAAGAACTTAATATGACACCGCCGACAAATTGACCTTAAAACGCCATGCTTTGAAACATCAACTACgcctaacaaaaaaaattatattttaagatTTAAACTACCATATTAGGATTATTCACTGCAACCAAAACGAAATAAACACAAATGTGCCAGAATACATAAAATTTCCACTacgttaacaaaataaaattaacaattttttataaaaatttgaaacttacatataatttttaatttccccgtgcaaggcacgggtcaTATACTAGTATTTTTAACACACCCTCTCATGAAAGAGCTCACTTGAGCTTGAAGCATAATAATACACGGACTCACCTACAATATGctaaaatttaacttttttttactaAAAGAATTGGAGTTGACATCAAACTCTAGAGCACTGTGTCATAGAAGCTCTGATATCATGCCATGGATCAATTATCCCAAGATTATTTTTGAAATGCAAAGTGTTTATTCAACTAATCCGAATCCAAAACTAATTAAACTCACTAACTAACTAGAGTCCATTACATGATCAAATAATACCATAAACTCCATGCTAAAAATATAATACTATTTATTTTTCCCTTTCGCGGATGTCCCTTATTTGATAAACTGTAACTGTCTCTTAATAATGAAATTTCCAAAGTTTGAATTATCACTCTTACAGGAGTTTAACTTTACTACTAGATTAACGCTTTGTTGataaattctaatttttttttattttaatcaaaatgaGCTAATTCATAATCCAAACAAGACGTGTAAGTAACTTATTATTGTTGATGTTGATTGAATATGTGGTCCCATTTATTTTGACTTGATTAATATtgagtttttttataagccataataaataaattgaaatgaCAAGAGGTTCAACCCAATAAAAGTAGCAAATGAGcggtaaagaaaaataaatgtaaCAACTTAAATAGAAACAATGACCCATCCACTACCGAAGATGACCCAACAACTCCAAAGAgacaaattttagaaaaaatgtctcattaaaaccttatcaAGAAAAACCCCATTGAAAAAACCTagttaaagaaaaagagtacaaaTTTTCTAAAATCAAAAGGTAGTCTCCAAGGAGAATTACAAAGAATAAAGAGACTTAAGAATGAAAGCCAAAGTTTCAAACCCCAGCCTAAAACCCAGTACAAAGGAACTCCCAAGTGCCACCAGCAAAATTGTAGCCAATTAGAAGACCTAGACAAAGCCTCGAAGACAATAAAAATCTCTCACGATGCAACTAGACAAACAAAATAGGTCCAACTCTCACAATGTGACTGATAGCAAAGCTAGTTCCGGCCCATGACTTCTCCAATACGTTCCAATTAGGCCTTTGAAGGACTAATACCAGCCAAACTGACCAAATAGTGTTACCACTCTAGATTATCCAATAGACCAGCCAAAGAGGATTGAGTGGGAACCCATTGCAGCTACAAACACACAATACCAGAAGAAATAATGCCCAGGACACAAACCACGCCCCAACCCCACTCAAAGACCAAGAAGGCATTGAATTGGATTAGAGCACCATTCAAAGAAAGAAGATTGGAAGCCATGAACCCTCGCATAAAACCAACACCAAGATCTGATTTGCACTGATTTAAAAATGTCTTCCACATCAGTTTCAAGCGATCTAAACACGAAATTATTCCTGCTATTCCACATGGACCAAAATACCACCAACCAAATTGCCTTCCATAAACAATTATATTTAGAATTAAAGCCTGACAACTCATACCGCAGCAAATGAGCACAAGTTCCATTTAGAAGAGCAGTGGAAATACCCACCCACCTATAACACCTTTGCCAAATCTGAACCGCACGTGGGCAGGAACACAAAAGGTGATCTGTAAACTCCTCAGGATGGTGACAAAAAACACAGCCTAAAGGAGATCCAATCGGGAGTGCAGTACGTCTAGCAAGGTTAACTTTGGTTGGGATTCTATCCCCCATAACCCTCCAAGCAAATGCGCACACCTTTGACGAAATAACTTTAGACCAAACTTGAATAAAAACCTTCTGATTATCACTTAGCACTGGGGAGAGTAGCAGATTATACACTGATTTAACAATAAAACCTCTGTCATGTTCCAATATCCACTTCCAGTGATCGTTGACTCCAGCACGCACTTCCTTTTGAACCACTTCCCTATAGCTCGGTTCCCTACGCCAACAAAAGGGACCAACACCAAGAACCTTGTTGCCATTGACCCATTTCCTTGAGTGTGCAATTTTCTGAGTGGATAAATGAAACAAATGGGGGAGTTGATGCTTAAGACAAGTGTCACCAATCCATATATGCTTCCAGAATAATATGCTGCCCCCATCACCAATGGTTTTTTGCACCCGACTATCAAACCAACTATCAGAGACCTCAAAACACGAATTCCATATGTCCTGCCACCAAGAAGATGAAAACGATGGTTTGCACATCATGTTCCTAGAGTGTTTATTGTTGGAGCAAAACGGAACAAAGCTTTCACTAGTAATCAATACAGAGAGAGAGAATTCAATGGGGGAAAACTTTTCTTTTATTGTATTCTGTTAACAATCATTACACATAGTGGCTATTTATACTTAGCACTAACACCTTTAGCTTAATGTCATTTATTAAGCCACTTACCACTCTGCTAATTAATGCTAACCCTGATCTATTTTGTATTATTAAGTCAAcgaatattttttaattctcATAATTTTCATCATCaatgtttttaatatatatacttACTTCTATTTAAATCATTTTGTTGACAGCTAGTGCGTGGCATCTTTTATTAGTATATATACGTACCTAATTATATAGAAGATCTATAA
This portion of the Lotus japonicus ecotype B-129 chromosome 3, LjGifu_v1.2 genome encodes:
- the LOC130744782 gene encoding inactive poly [ADP-ribose] polymerase RCD1-like translates to MIWGNYESKMKTVGHHSGESFLRYYLNYKKTRRPESVMLYSNGEWSDYPRDVLDMIKNDLEINKTVVEIVLNGHDLMLDFLHMCQVDLKTGLKQPIAWIDEAGSYFFPEVHVASDEESYNLCDQERMKLYSEIKVNEVDESKLVTCTGKSNGGENILHNNVGLVPYTEFAQGKLDLDLVQDMFLSGMSTFGNTDFEIMETYRCLGASMQARLELFHMQSEITKKIHGDVNFRYAWLPFYRGELSKMIEYGLGNCMLCATKCTYGVGVHLAAVTCPYASARYCDIDENGIRHLVLCRVIMGNMEVLHPDIDADTSQFQPSSFEYDNGVDDIQCPRYYIVWNMNINTHIYSEFVVSFKVSEDVEGYFCGTKEEHNGSRANSSRANSANHGSCYMLQSTSLVDNGITTSGVADPPKIPKSHWLPLHMLIGAISDKVHVNDMTIIKTHYELYKTKQISRNDFVKELRLIVGDTILRTTITNLQFKVPSNDE